Sequence from the Methanobrevibacter arboriphilus genome:
TCTGTGTAATCCATGGGAATATATTTATGCTTTACTGAAATTTCTTTACATAATTTTTTTATATTATCTTTAAATTGTTTAGGGAGTATTATTGTTCCAGGATCAATAGTAACAGCTATTGGATTAAATCCTAATTTTTTAGCTATTACCAAGGAAAAACTACTATCCACTCCTCCTGAAAGGGCCACTATTGCATTATTTTCATTTTTACTAAATTCATAATCATGATTATTAAAATATTCAGTGAAATCGAAGTTATAAATATTTTCTATTTTTGCTTCTAAAATAGATTTTAAATTTTCAATAGGTGCTAAAAATGATTGATTAGATTTTTCATTTTCCTGTTCTTTTATAAAGGAGTCTAATTTTTGTAAAGATAATTTCATCCTATACTCTTTTATTAAATAGTCTGAATAGCTTTCAACATGAATTTTATTAATTTTCATTTTTTCTCTAAGTTTTCCTACAACCCATCCTCCTTTTCCAATAATTGAGGATTTATCTGGCCTATCTGGAGTTATAATCCATAATTCATCGTATTTTTTGTCATATATTAATTTTTTTATATTAATCTTAACATTATCATGACCAATTTCTCTTCTTATTAGGTTTATCTGTTTTATAATTGTTTTTTTATCTAATTTCAACTTTTCACCGATTTAATGATATTTTAAGTAAAAATGATTTAAGTAAAATTTAAAAGTTCATAATATTATTTGTTTAAAAATTTGTTTAAAATCAATATATTTTATTATAGAAATTTAATATTAGTATATAATTTTATATACTTAAATAGATATAATAATTTATAATAATTATTTAAATTAGATATTTGATATATATTATGTAAATATTTATTTTATGTAAATATTTCATTGCAATAGGATTTCCTTGCAATAGAGTTTTCATAATTTAATTTATTATATAGTTTTTATTATCTGAGGATATATAATTAAGAAAAGTACAATTATGGTAAATGATATAACTACTTATGTTATGAAAATGATTAATGTTAAAATGGGAGTTTAATTAAATGGCTAGCTTATTGGGAATTTTTAATAATGATAATGATGAATTTTATCAGAAACTAGCTAAAGAAAATATTAAACTTGGTGTTAATTATAAAAGATTCAGCAAAAATCCTGTTTTTGGAAAAAACATTCTTCTTCGTTCTAATACTATTATCTATAATGATGTTGTTATGGGAGATGATTTTAAAACTGGTCATAATGTAGTAATCAGGGAAAATACTGATATTGGTGATGATGTTTTAATTGGTACTAATAGTGTTATTGAAGGAAATTGTAAGATTGGATCTAATGTTAGAATACAATCTAATGTTTATATACCTACTAATAGCGTTATTGAAGATAATGTATTCATTGGGCCTTGTGCTTGTTTTACAAACGATCGTTATCCTGTTAGAGTAGAATATGATTTAAAAGGTCCTCAAATTAGGAAAGGGGCTTCTGTTGGTGCTAACACCACATTTCTTTCTAATATTGAGGTTGGTGAAGGAGCTATTGTTGCTGCTGGAGCTGTTGTTACAAGAACTGTGCCTCCGTTCTATTTAGCTATTGGTGCACCAGCTAAGATTAAGCCTTTACCTGAACATTTGAGAGTTCCTAATATTCTTTAATAATATGCAAAAGTATATATAGTATGAATAATATAATGTTGTTATATAATATTAAAGATATATGATATTAAATTTAATATTTAAAATTTTTTAAAACTTTTTAAATATAAAATCTTTTAAATCTAATATTATAAATTAACTTTATTTTTTTATTAATGAGATAAAAATTCTTATAAATAATAAAAACTTTGCTTTTAAACTTGTAAAATCCGAGATTTAAATATGAAGTTTTGTTTTTTAAAAATTTATAAATTAAGAATTTTTATCTGATTAATAGAATAGAGAATACTCGCTATTTAGATATTATTTTAATCTTTATAATATGGTTCTTTTATAAAATCGTATTATAAAATGAATTTTTTATAAATGTTTAAAATTTGTTGCTAATAGTTAGAGGATAAATTCTCTAGTCTTATTAATCAGAATAGATAATTGATATCTTAATGAAAATAAAAATTCAGATATGATATCTCTGGTTACTAACATATTCACCCCCCTTTTCAATGTTAGTTTTAATCTTTATATTGAATATAATCATTCCTTTTTAAAAGATTAAAATAAAACTGAATTTTTTTTATTAAGTATATCATTATCTATTTCTTTTAAATTTATTTTGAGTATTTAGATTAGATTTATTTTAGTATTTAAATCTATTCTAAATATTCATTTTATATTTTTTAAGCTTATTTTTAATATTTATTTTTATATTTTTAATATTTGTTTTTATATTTTTTAAATTTGTTTTTATATTTTTTTTTATATTTTTAGGATGACTTATGATTACAAGTTCAATGAACAAAACTATGAATTTTAATATATTTTTTAACAAAAAAATATATATCACAATTTTTTAGAAATTATTCATTTTATTTTATATACTCATTAAACAAAAAATAATAATAATTTTGCGTCTTTCTATTAGTTTTTTTATATTTTTATTATCTTTATTTTTTTCCAAATTGCTCTTTTTCTAATATATCCTTCTTATTCTATATTTTTTTTATTTATTTAAGCTTTTTTAATTCTATTTTTTTCAATTATTTTTAATAATCTTTTATTTTTAATTTTAAGGCGGGGGGGGGGGCAGCTATTGTTTTTTGATTTTTGGTAGTAATATTTATATGGGAGTATTTTTATATTAATATTTGTAAAAATAGTGAGTGTTCGCATTGTACTATTTATGGTTTTATTATAATATTAATTAATTAGATGTGAAAAGTTATGTTTAAAAGTAGAAAAGTTATGTTTAAAAGTAAGCAATTTATTTTCATTGTGTTTGTATTCTCCTTCTTATTTTTGAGTTTTTCTAGTGTTGATGCAGCTGAATATAATTTCACAGACACTAATACCACTGCTCAATTTCAAAGTGTTATTGACAATGATACAGATGATGAATTGGTTATTAATCTTGAAAATGGTGATTATAATTTTTCTAAGATTAATGTTAAACGTAATGCTACTATAAAAGGTAAAAGTAGTAATACTCAGATTAATGGTTCTGGTATTTTATTTAATATCACATCACCCAATGTTAGTATATTAAATTTAACTATTACTAATTATAATACTGCTATAACATCCATAAGTAGCGATTTAACAATTAATGGTAATAATATTAATACAAAAGGAATTAGTATTAATATTAATAGTAATAGCAATGATTTAAAAGGAATAATAATTGCGAATAATATTATTATTTCTGCTAATGATCTTTATGGGGCTGTTTATGTTAATGTATCTGATAACAATTATGCTATTTTAGATGTTTATTTTTTTAATAATATTATTGAAGGTAATGGTACGAACAGATCTCATGGTGTTTATATTATTGCAAAAGGTCGTAGTAGTAATTTGACTTTTATTAAAAATAACATCACAGGATCCAGCAGCTATAGGACTGAAGGTGAGGGTTCTGTTCGTATAGATCTAATAAATAATATTAATGACAACATAACCTTTACTAAAAATAATATCACAGCACTATCAGTCTCAAATGGTTTATGGAATGGGGTTGCACTGAGTACATCCAACAGTAGTAACTCACAAGCTATCTTCACTAATAACAACATAATGGCAACATTCGGTGATGGAGTTTATATTGTATCTAGGAGTAACCATTCACGGATTATATTCGCTGATAACAATCTGACAGGAACAGGAAATTCTAATTCTAGTTGGGGTGGCACAACTGGTAGTGGTGCTTATCTTATTATTAGGGATGGTGGCAACAATTCGGATATATCCTTTACTAACAACATCATCACAGGTATAGGGCCAGATTCCAGTTGGGGTATTTATTTTTTATATGATAATATCAACAACACTAATTTAACATGCATTAATAACATAATAAATGGAGAAAAAACAGGTATTGGTTATTATACTTCTGGATTAAATTTAAACGCACGATTTAACTTCACCGCCAATAACATCACAGTAACAAATGGTAGCGGTTTTAGAATTAATACTCTAAATTATAACAATGTAACCATTATCATTGCTGACAACAATATCACAGGAACAGCCAATGGAAATGGTCTTGATGGTGTTTATCTGTCTGTATACAATAGTAATAAAATCATTAAAAAAATTATAAATGCTAATATAACTATTGTCAACAACACAATGAATCTATCTCGTTTAGGAGGTAGTTATAGTTCTAATAGTGTTAATTTGTGGGTAGAAAATATTATCGGCTTAGAAGCTACTATTGCAGACAACAATTTCACAGGGGATAGTTCGATATATGTGAGAATATATAATTCTAGCGACATTAATCTTAACTTCACTAACAACTTAATAGATGGTGGTGTTGATATGAGAATCTTATATTATAACAATAATTTGCAAGTTACCTTTAATGGTAACATCTTATCGAAAGTGAGGTCTGGTATGAGTTTGGGTGATGCTGCTACTGACAAATTCATTAACAACTCACAATTTACATTCACTAACAACAAGATAATTGGAGCTGGTTTTCATATAAATCTTAACGGTTCTAAAAATATAATTAACTTTACTGATAATAACTTCACTGGACCAGAGGAAGGTCCTCATTATGGATCCCCTTCTTCTTTTTCTGTCATGTCATTCTACGATTTCACCAATTCAAAAGTTAGTTTTATTGGCAACAACTTCAAAGCATATGGTGGTGATGCAAATTATGTTTATCCTAGAGTGTCAGCATATGGAAATACTATCGACTCACAATTCATATTCACTGACAACAATTTCACAACGCAAAATGGAAGTTTTGACCTAGTTATATCGGGATTGAATGGTTCAAACTCACAATTTATATTTAAAAATAACAATTTCACAACAAATAATGGTAGTGCTGCTTTTTTAACTGTATTAAAGAGTAATAATGTAAATATAACCTTCATTGGCAACAATATATCAGGAACAACGCCATACGCTGGTGTTTTTCTTGAGGTAGCTAACACCAATAATTCACAATTCACATTCACTAACAATAATATTGCAGGAACATCACCTGTTGGTTTTTATACTGGTGAAATAAGTGGAAAATTCGGTGATGGATCTCTCAACAACTCATACTTAGAATTTATATTCAATAACAACAATATCACAGGAACAGAACGGGCTGCTTATATAAATGCATTAACCAACAATTCACAATTCACATTCACTGGGAATAATTTCACAGGAATATCATATTATGGGCTTTATCTGAGTGTATACAATAAGAGTAACAATAATATATCTTTCACCAATAACATTATTACAGGAAAATCCGGTTATAGTATTTCTTTGTCTGCATCAAATACTAATAACACCAATATAACTTTTTCTGACAATAATATCACAGGATCAAGTTATAGTGTAAGTTTTGCTGCAGCTAATTCTAACAACTTGCATTTTACTTTAAAAAATAACAGTATTATAGGAAAATCCAGTTATGGTATTTCTTTGTCTGCATCCAATACCAACAACAACTCACAATTTATCTTCGCTAACAATAACATTACAGGAGAATCTGGTAATGGTTTTATTCTAAATGCATCCAGTAGTAACAACATTAATATTGCCTTCACTGAAAACAATATCGCAGGATCAACTTATGGTGTTAATCTTAACACTACAAATAGTAATAACTCTCTATTTAATTTCACTGGGAATAATATTGCTGGAACATCTAATGGTCTTAATTTTAACACATCAAATAGTAACAATACTAATATATCGTTTATTGGGAATGATATTACGGGGTCAAGTTATAGTTTAAATTTCAATGCAACTAATAATAAAAATTCATACTTTAATTTCACTAGGAATAATATCACAGCAACATCTAACTATGGCATTCATTTAATAGCACCAACATCTGATAATTCACAGTTTATCTTTGAAGATAACAATATTACTGGAGCATATGGTGTTATCGGCAATGTATTTGGTAGTAATAATAACTCTCAATTCTCTTTCCTCTACAATAACTTTAAAGGAACAGTTCAGTATGGTTTTGGTTTTAATGCATCCAACACCAACACCATAAATATATTATTAACAGAGAATAATATCACAGGGTCAA
This genomic interval carries:
- a CDS encoding 7-cyano-7-deazaguanine synthase, coding for MKLDKKTIIKQINLIRREIGHDNVKINIKKLIYDKKYDELWIITPDRPDKSSIIGKGGWVVGKLREKMKINKIHVESYSDYLIKEYRMKLSLQKLDSFIKEQENEKSNQSFLAPIENLKSILEAKIENIYNFDFTEYFNNHDYEFSKNENNAIVALSGGVDSSFSLVIAKKLGFNPIAVTIDPGTIILPKQFKDNIKKLCKEISVKHKYIPMDYTEIIQDSLSGNLHPCGRCSKETASALFNYGKDNNINLVIFGDMLSTGSQCITKYKINKTINNKFNKDNENNEDNNEVNENNKEINENNNKINENNNKRTNKNNENNNFDEDDLDMFRLNLPATLSVGKEEIKKNILKYNLEQIKGFGCPLLYESHKKYPYFKKFSIQRILRETRSGALEPGEALDLIWSFYRTEK
- a CDS encoding acyltransferase; this translates as MASLLGIFNNDNDEFYQKLAKENIKLGVNYKRFSKNPVFGKNILLRSNTIIYNDVVMGDDFKTGHNVVIRENTDIGDDVLIGTNSVIEGNCKIGSNVRIQSNVYIPTNSVIEDNVFIGPCACFTNDRYPVRVEYDLKGPQIRKGASVGANTTFLSNIEVGEGAIVAAGAVVTRTVPPFYLAIGAPAKIKPLPEHLRVPNIL